A genomic region of Candidatus Lokiarchaeota archaeon contains the following coding sequences:
- a CDS encoding thiolase domain-containing protein (Catalyzes the synthesis of acetoacetyl coenzyme A from two molecules of acetyl coenzyme A. It can also act as a thiolase, catalyzing the reverse reaction and generating two-carbon units from the four-carbon product of fatty acid oxidation), translating to MTLLPRAFVTGAGMTRFGVLKDSITELALNAAEKAIEDSEPVATEIDYLIVGSQNPAEFTGIDHLSTLLADSLGIVPAAATRVETGPSSGASAFEEAFALVKAGLANVVLVIGVEKMSGVKRSTASRILAKMMSYENETRYGATPAALAAMMARRYMHDYGLSREELSLVPAKAHENGSKNSLAHFQKIITPQQVSDSRKVADPLTLFDCCPTSDGAAAAVVASEETIRKLNLMESSAEIAAVGHATDYLAVQHRQSLTSMKATVEAGNRAYKMAQMNPSDIDVCEVHDAFSVFELINMEDLGIASRGEAIKLVEDGVTHVYGKLPVNPTGGLKARGHPTAATGLAQIHDALHQLMMKAPRKLQVENPEVALCHNIGGFGNNMVVTILKRH from the coding sequence GTGACTCTACTGCCAAGAGCGTTTGTAACAGGAGCTGGCATGACGAGATTTGGCGTTCTTAAGGATTCAATTACAGAACTGGCTCTGAATGCAGCTGAAAAAGCTATAGAGGATTCTGAGCCTGTTGCTACCGAGATTGACTACCTCATCGTCGGTTCTCAGAACCCGGCTGAATTCACTGGTATCGATCATCTTTCTACACTTCTTGCTGATTCTCTTGGTATTGTTCCAGCTGCGGCAACGCGTGTAGAAACCGGGCCATCCTCTGGAGCTAGCGCTTTCGAAGAAGCATTTGCCCTTGTAAAAGCAGGACTAGCTAATGTGGTTCTTGTCATCGGTGTCGAGAAGATGTCCGGAGTGAAACGGAGTACTGCTTCTCGTATTTTGGCGAAAATGATGTCGTACGAAAATGAGACTCGGTACGGTGCTACACCTGCAGCATTAGCTGCTATGATGGCACGACGATACATGCACGATTATGGATTGAGCCGAGAAGAATTGTCTTTGGTTCCGGCAAAAGCTCATGAAAATGGTTCGAAGAACTCACTCGCACATTTTCAGAAAATAATTACGCCACAGCAGGTGAGTGATTCAAGAAAGGTCGCTGATCCTCTAACGCTGTTTGATTGCTGCCCAACGTCGGACGGAGCTGCAGCAGCTGTCGTTGCATCCGAGGAAACAATCCGGAAACTGAACTTGATGGAGAGTTCAGCAGAGATAGCCGCTGTTGGACATGCAACAGATTATCTTGCTGTTCAGCATCGTCAGTCACTTACTTCAATGAAAGCAACAGTAGAGGCTGGAAATCGTGCCTACAAAATGGCACAAATGAATCCGAGTGACATTGACGTATGCGAGGTTCATGATGCCTTCTCAGTTTTCGAACTCATAAACATGGAGGACCTAGGCATAGCGTCACGGGGCGAAGCTATCAAACTAGTAGAGGACGGCGTTACCCACGTATATGGCAAATTGCCTGTCAATCCAACTGGGGGATTAAAAGCACGTGGACATCCAACAGCGGCTACGGGTTTGGCTCAAATTCATGATGCTCTTCATCAACTCATGATGAAAGCTCCTCGAAAATTGCAGGTTGAGAACCCTGAAGTTGCGTTATGCCACAACATTGGGGGATTTGGGAATAATATGGTCGTCACGATTCTAAAAAGACACTGA
- a CDS encoding pyruvate carboxylase subunit B gives MKNLLITDTTLRDAHQSLLATRMRTEDMLPICEKIDKVGYWSLEMFGGATFDSMMRFLDEDPWERVEKLRDAMPNTRFQMLLRAQNVVAYSHFPDDVLEAFVVEAVKVGIDVFRIFDALNDLRNMRAAMDFVNREGGHVQASFCYTLSPYHSNEKFVEKSKELYSMGADSICIKDMAGLISPKNAYELVTLLKDDLDIPIQLHSHSTSGMASMAYLKAAEAGVDVVDCAISPLSMRTSQPAVESIVEALKGTPRDTGLDIKLLSEIADYFREIWGNYKQFEGSLKGVNPQVLEFQIPGGMLSNLDNQLREQGALNRYDEVLDEVPKVRAELGYPPLVTPSSQIVGTQATLNVVTGERYKVIPHEVKQYIRGYYGRPPAEIDPEIQQKAIGDEEPLDCRPADMLEPGLPKAKEALKDIPHEPRDEVSYALFPQYALDFLKRKAQRKSRGDMTPELEAALISAVLYSSRTGPGAKGRREAGDAWGLNGRADLMESKSATSTSGSWGSSKSAWSAYGRERIMKSRKRGGF, from the coding sequence ATGAAGAATCTCCTGATTACTGATACCACGCTTAGAGATGCACATCAGTCGCTCCTTGCAACGAGAATGCGGACTGAGGATATGCTCCCAATTTGTGAGAAGATAGACAAAGTGGGATATTGGTCTCTTGAAATGTTTGGAGGGGCCACATTCGACAGTATGATGCGGTTTCTCGATGAAGATCCGTGGGAGCGGGTTGAGAAGCTCAGAGACGCCATGCCTAATACGCGTTTTCAGATGCTTCTAAGAGCCCAGAATGTCGTTGCATACAGCCACTTTCCCGATGATGTGCTTGAAGCCTTTGTTGTTGAAGCTGTTAAGGTAGGAATTGATGTTTTCCGCATATTTGACGCGCTTAATGATCTGCGGAATATGAGAGCGGCCATGGATTTTGTTAATCGTGAAGGGGGTCATGTTCAAGCCAGTTTCTGCTACACGCTTAGTCCCTATCACAGCAACGAGAAATTCGTAGAGAAGTCAAAGGAACTCTACTCTATGGGAGCGGACTCGATTTGTATTAAAGACATGGCCGGGCTAATATCTCCAAAGAATGCTTACGAGCTTGTCACGTTGCTGAAGGATGATTTGGATATACCCATTCAGCTCCACTCACACAGTACAAGCGGCATGGCTTCAATGGCATACCTCAAGGCTGCTGAGGCTGGTGTTGATGTCGTTGACTGCGCAATATCACCACTATCAATGAGGACCTCGCAACCCGCCGTGGAGTCAATTGTTGAAGCTTTGAAGGGAACGCCTCGTGATACTGGTCTTGATATCAAGCTGCTATCGGAAATCGCAGATTACTTCCGAGAAATCTGGGGAAATTACAAACAATTCGAAGGTAGCCTTAAGGGCGTCAATCCACAGGTCCTTGAATTCCAGATTCCAGGCGGAATGCTATCTAATCTGGACAACCAGCTTAGAGAGCAGGGTGCCTTGAATCGCTATGACGAGGTTCTAGATGAAGTTCCAAAGGTGAGAGCGGAACTTGGCTACCCCCCACTCGTTACCCCCTCAAGCCAGATTGTTGGTACCCAGGCTACACTCAATGTTGTTACCGGTGAGCGATACAAGGTGATTCCGCACGAAGTAAAGCAATACATTCGTGGTTACTATGGACGACCCCCTGCAGAAATAGACCCTGAGATTCAGCAGAAGGCCATTGGAGATGAAGAGCCACTTGACTGTCGTCCCGCTGATATGCTGGAGCCAGGCCTTCCAAAGGCAAAAGAAGCCTTGAAGGACATTCCGCATGAACCTCGGGATGAAGTGTCATACGCTCTGTTTCCTCAGTACGCTCTTGATTTCCTGAAGCGGAAAGCTCAGCGGAAGTCTCGAGGTGATATGACACCAGAACTTGAGGCCGCACTTATTTCGGCAGTCCTTTACTCTTCGAGAACTGGACCGGGAGCAAAAGGCAGAAGAGAAGCAGGTGATGCATGGGGACTTAATGGGAGAGCTGACCTTATGGAATCGAAATCAGCAACATCCACATCTGGATCCTGGGGCTCTTCGAAGTCCGCCTGGAGTGCCTATGGACGGGAACGGATTATGAAATCTAGAAAACGAGGCGGTTTCTAA